A stretch of Xenopus laevis strain J_2021 chromosome 8S, Xenopus_laevis_v10.1, whole genome shotgun sequence DNA encodes these proteins:
- the fosb.S gene encoding protein fosB isoform X3 — protein MYQGYDSSSSSPSAESQFLSSVDSFGSPLAAGVPQECVALCDAPTSFVPTVTAITSSQDLQWLVTPTLISSMAQSQPTSGPPIDPYDLPGPSYASPSGTTYGHTLTEATPEQEDVRPSRARGKRTREEALTPEEEEKRRVRRERNKQAAAKCRNRRRELTDSLQSETDLLEEEKSTLEAEIDELRRQKEQLEFAFLSHRPGCKLPYDDFDLPALDPSTSYSHGALLPTYPTQSKREEPAEPGTSAAVGVSAHPQTHSALPHSWPSET, from the exons ATGTACCAGGGGTACGACTCCTCCAGCTCTTCCCCCTCTGCGGAGTCTCAGTTTCTGTCATCAGTGGATTCTTTTGGGAGCCCACTGGCAGCTGGTGTTCCACAG GAGTGTGTAGCACTATGTGATGCCCCCACCTCATTTGTCCCCACTGTTACGGCCATTACTAGTAGCCAAGACCTCCAGTGGTTGGTCACCCCAACTCTTATCTCCTCTATGGCTCAGTCCCAGCCTACATCAGGCCCCCCTATTGACCCGTACGACCTACCAGGCCCCAGTTATGCTTCTCCTTCTGGGACAACTTATGGACACACCTTGACTGAAGCCACGCCAGAGCAAGAAGATGTACGTCCATCCCGAGCTAGAGGCAAGAGAACCAGAGAGGAAGCG CTTACTCCAGAGGAAGAAGAGAAAAGACGGGTGAGAAGGGAAAGAAACAAACAGGCAGCTGCAAAATGCAGGAACAGAAGAAGGGAGTTGACTGACAGTCTACAGAGT GAGACAGACCTTCTTGAAGAGGAAAAGTCTACGCTGGAGGCAGAGATTGATGAACTACGCAGACAGAAAGAACAGTTGGAGTTTGCTTTTCTCTCCCACAGACCAGGATGCAAACTGCCTTATGATGACTTTGACCTGCCAGCTTTAGATCCAAGCACATCCTATTCCCATGGAGCCCTCCTGCCCACCTATCCAACACAATCGAAG AGGGAGGAGCCTGCGGAGCCCGGTACCAGCGCAGCAGTGGGAGTGAGCGCTCATCCTCAGACTCACTCAGCTCTCCCTCACTCCTGGCCCTCTGAGACATGA
- the fosb.S gene encoding protein fosB isoform X2 — protein sequence MYQGYDSSSSSPSAESQFLSSVDSFGSPLAAGVPQECVALCDAPTSFVPTVTAITSSQDLQWLVTPTLISSMAQSQPTSGPPIDPYDLPGPSYASPSGTTYGHTLTEATPEQEDVRPSRARGKRTREEALTPEEEEKRRVRRERNKQAAAKCRNRRRELTDSLQSETDLLEEEKSTLEAEIDELRRQKEQLEFAFLSHRPGCKLPYDDFDLPALDPSTSYSHGALLPTYPTQSKVSFPICLPSLPDSDYATSAGSYTSSFVFTSPEGGACGARYQRSSGSERSSSDSLSSPSLLAL from the exons ATGTACCAGGGGTACGACTCCTCCAGCTCTTCCCCCTCTGCGGAGTCTCAGTTTCTGTCATCAGTGGATTCTTTTGGGAGCCCACTGGCAGCTGGTGTTCCACAG GAGTGTGTAGCACTATGTGATGCCCCCACCTCATTTGTCCCCACTGTTACGGCCATTACTAGTAGCCAAGACCTCCAGTGGTTGGTCACCCCAACTCTTATCTCCTCTATGGCTCAGTCCCAGCCTACATCAGGCCCCCCTATTGACCCGTACGACCTACCAGGCCCCAGTTATGCTTCTCCTTCTGGGACAACTTATGGACACACCTTGACTGAAGCCACGCCAGAGCAAGAAGATGTACGTCCATCCCGAGCTAGAGGCAAGAGAACCAGAGAGGAAGCG CTTACTCCAGAGGAAGAAGAGAAAAGACGGGTGAGAAGGGAAAGAAACAAACAGGCAGCTGCAAAATGCAGGAACAGAAGAAGGGAGTTGACTGACAGTCTACAGAGT GAGACAGACCTTCTTGAAGAGGAAAAGTCTACGCTGGAGGCAGAGATTGATGAACTACGCAGACAGAAAGAACAGTTGGAGTTTGCTTTTCTCTCCCACAGACCAGGATGCAAACTGCCTTATGATGACTTTGACCTGCCAGCTTTAGATCCAAGCACATCCTATTCCCATGGAGCCCTCCTGCCCACCTATCCAACACAATCGAAGGTATCATTCCCTATCTGTTTGCCCTCACTGCCGGACTCAGACTATGCCACCAGTGCGGGGTCTTACACATCTTCATTTGTGTTCACCTCCCCAGAGGGAGGAGCCTGCGGAGCCCGGTACCAGCGCAGCAGTGGGAGTGAGCGCTCATCCTCAGACTCACTCAGCTCTCCCTCACTCCTGGCCCTCTGA
- the LOC108700196 gene encoding uncharacterized protein LOC108700196 — protein MKSPSIEKGPPNPKRESLSKIEPNKEEAQTRVDSEKDSGYSDSSSESIGSEETKGARAIIKVSEISQVTAPAQTSYTPIYIVQNIVLKQPRLLILQTPKRRHRKRPTHTSYLPILQSYPRIAPKVALPPTPISPPYCTPHTSTNNQPALSLFEISLRSIALLRRNRETHRSIRQLRAHTRLYELAVRGEDGGWERLCRAMAKSGGYKKYLTSSTTTTSPEELTINN, from the exons atgaaatctccATCTATTGAGAAAGGTCCCCCAAACCCAAAAAGAGAGAGTTTATCCAAAATTGAGCCCAATAAGGAGGAGGCCCAGACACGAGTTGACAGTGAGAAGGATTCCGGCTACTCAG ACAGCAGCTCAGAAAGCATTGGCTCTGAAGAGACAAAAGGTGCAAGAGCAATCATAAAAGTCTCCGAAATCTCACAAGTGACTGCACCGGCACAGACATCTTATACTCCTATCTACATAGTGCAGAATATTGTATTGAAACAg CCAAGACTTCTTATTCTTCAGACCCCCAAACGACGTCATCGCAAACGCCCAACACATACTTCTTATCTTCCAATTCTTCAGTCTTATCCTCGGATTGCACCCAAGGTTGCCCTTCCTCCAACACCAATCAGTCCCCCATATTGCACTCCTCATACTTCCACAAATAACCAACCTGCATTATCACTATTTGAGATTTCCCTGCGATCCATTGCTCTCCTGCGCAGGAACCGGGAGACTCATCGCTCTATCAGGCAGCTACGAGCTCACACCAGACTCTACGAACTTGCAGTACGAGGTGAAGATGGTGGGTGGGAGCGTCTGTGCAGAGCCATGGCAAAGAGTGGGGGTTACAAGAAATACTTAACATCAAGCACAACCACAACATCACCAGAAGAACTAACAATTAACAACTAA